The DNA sequence CAGAATTCAGTTGAGGACAACGGGCAATATGAAGCTCTCGCAAATGGGGAAGCTCGACAGGACCACTAAATAGAGTTCCGCCTGACTCAAAGGTTTCGAGATTTTTGGAACCGCTGAGATAGACCTCTTGGAGGTTGGGGGCTTTTTGAGCAAGGCTGTTGAGGTTTCTAAGTCCTGAACAGCGAAGGTCAAGGATTTTAAGCTGGGGATGAAGGAAGGGGTCAAGGGTTTGTTCGGTAAGGGCTTCGCAGTTAAGAAGGCGGAGGCTGGCAAGACTTCCTCTGGGGAAGATCTGTTTGAGGCTTTCAAGAAGGAGCTCTTGTCGGGGAAGATCTCCTGTCATGGCGGAGAAGTCGACTTCGATTCCTTGCTTTGTGGTGCGGGCAATTTTGGAAATGGGGTAGGCGAAAAGCTCTTGTTTGGCTTTGGTAATCGAAAAGGCTTTTTGGTTTTCGATTTCTTCGATTTTAGGGACTCTACCTAGGGAAGCACGCATCGCTTGGGGAGTGGTTTGGGATTTTTCTCGCCTTCTTCCAGTAGCTTGTTTAAGACGATCTTCGGGGTCTTGCGTGTTAGTGGTATAGGCTCTTTCAATGCGGGGACCAATGCTACTGGTACTGAAGTCGTTTGTTCGGAGGTTAATGAGAGAAGAAAGGAGCTTAAGGGCGGGGATTTGGGGATTTTTTTTCAGAACTTGTTGGAGGTGTTTGAATTGAGTATAGAGGGTGGCCATCTCTCCTTGGCGGAAGAGGAGAGTGGGGGTAAACTGATTTTCTTTATCTTCCTCATAGAGTCTTTTTCTCTCTTCTAGACTAAATAAGGAGAGGTACTCTTTTTCTTTTTTTTCAAGATCTTGAATCCAGCTTTTGAGGATGAAGTCGGGATCAAGCTGGGTGAAGGCTTTGGAAACTCTAGGATTGATCTGGAAGGTGGGGTTAAGGCAGAAGAGGATAGAGCAGAAGTGGACGGTAGTAGACCAGTTGGACCTAACAATGGGAGAAACAAAAGCAATGTCATTATCGATAGAGTAGAGTTTTTTATCTTTGAGGATATAGTTGACAGCACGTGCATCTCCAGGACGGAGTAGGAGGGTAGTAAGGAGCATCCAGCTGAAGTGGACATCATCTAGATCGAGCTTTTTCCTGAGAGCGGCTTTGAGGTTTTCTCCAGGGATGGTTTTAGAGATTAGGAGGGGGTAAGGGGGTCTCCCCTTAACTTCTAAGCGAGCAAGAAGAGTAGGAGGCGTTCCCTCTCCTGCAATGCGGGAGATGAGGTTGTAAGTCGCGTACTCCATGAGAGGGTGGCTTGGCTTTTGTTTGATGTGGAGATCGAGAGTGTTAGTTTTGAGGCGAGCAACGTTATGGAGACTTCCTGAATATTGTTTTTTGATGTTTCCTTGAGGGTCAAAGACCTGTGAACGAAACTCTTCTTTAAAGTAGGTTGTTGGTTGGTTGGGAAAAGTGATTTTTGCTGGAGAGGGATGGGTTTGGGTTAGGTACTGTAGTGAGGCCCAGAAAGCATGCTCTTCTCGGATCACTGACTGACGGGTTCCATCTCGATTGGGAATCAGAGCAAGCTTGTGGATGAGGGTAGTTTCAAAGTGGCTGTTTCTAGCCTGAATTTTTTTTTGATTGAATGAGCTTGATGTTGCTAAGAAAGAGGGATTGTCCACCCTAACGATCGAAGTTAAATTTTTGTTGTTACCAGAACTTAAAGCATCTAGGTAAGCAGCTCTTAGAGACTCTAATTGGGGCTTTTGGGAAAGCAAGCGATACCTTTTTTCATGCAAACCATTGGGCACGCCCATCTTTAGTAAATAATTGACATACTCCTGGAGCTGCGCCTTTCCTCTTGATTCCTCAACTAAAGCTCCTTCAAAGCTCAAATTAATCAACCGTGCCCGGTTAAACCGCTTTCTAAAGGAGGGCCTTGTTTTTTGAAGAAGAGTATAAAGAGGCTTGATAACGAGGTAATAGCTACAGGTCAAGGCTTGTTTTTCTTTAGATGTTAGAGTGATTGTATCGAGATTGGGGTCAAGGCTTGTGACTTCTTTTTGCTCCCCATAGTTCAGGTGGAGACGGACCCGAATCTGGTAGATTTCTTCGACTGTTTTTCTCAGAAGTGCGCTGCTTTCTGCGTGAAAAACCCCCTTTTTTTCGAGCTCCTTGATTACTTCTAAAGTATTTTTAGAGGGGCAGTCGAAGTAAAGGGCGAGGTCGCTGAGGAGGTGAAAAAGTGGTTGAACAAATTGTTCTTTAATATTAAGGATTGATGGGAAGCCTTCCGGCCATGCTTCTCTATAGTCTTTGAGTCTTTTTGTGAAAAGTTTCATCGCCCTTTTTTCCCGGATCATTTGGATATCTGGATTGGGATGAGCGTATGGTTTATTTAAAGTTTTTTGGATTTTTGTATGGAAATCTTTAAAGAGCAGATCGCTATTGCTAGATAGGGTAAGTGACTTGAGAAGGGTGTTTTGGAGGCTATTTGGTTCGTAATGGGTATCGTCTCCAGCGATATGTTGCGCCATAACATCCGGAGTTGCGATGAGTAACGATATATTATCTGGAGGGGTATCAAGATGAAAGCCCGAGGGATGTTTAAGACCTAGACTCGTGAAGACAGGGATACCGGTTGTGGTAGTCTCTCCTAAGCTGATGATAAGGAGCTCAAGGAGTTCAATGAACCGTTGAAAATAGGGGGTGTGCATTTTATGTTCGATAAGGATAAACCATTCGAGATCAGAATAGGGACACATCTCCTCTCTGGCCATCGATCCCATGGCCCGGAAATCATACTGGCAAGGAGGCTCACCTAAAATGAGGAAGACTTCTTGGAAAAAGTGTTTTTGGAACAGAGGAATGGAGGCAAGCGTCCCATTTTTGTGGTTTAAAAAATTGGTCCGCAAGTGATCAAAGTTGGAATGAACACCTTCCGACCAAATGGTTGGGGATTTAGACAGAACATATCCACTAAGCCCATTTTCGATCATGGTGGCACAGTGTCTAAAGCCACTCCTCCGCTCTTTATCAACGCGAAAGAGCTCATTTAGAACGCTACTTGCAGTTTCGTAGAGCTGTTCGATCAGTTGCTTTGGAAACCCTCGCTCCTTAAAAATATCGATCGCTTTGAGATCTTTTGCAAATCTATCTGGCGAAAGTTTGCTTTGTTCCAACCGTCCCCTGAAAAGATCTTGCTGTATTGCAAAGTTTAGGGGAAGCTGAGAAATTTTTTGGTGCAAGGCCTTAATCTCTTTACAGGAATGTTTCTTACTGATTTGGATCGCCTTAGCATAATAATGCATAGCAGTTGAGAAGTAAGGGTATCTCTCTTTTTTCCCCTTAGCAATGGCGAGCTGCTTATCTCCACAAACTTCTGCAAGTTTCATCTGACTTTCCCAAGGCTCAGAAGAGAGGGTAAATAGATCACCAAAGGTTGCTGTAAGCTTTGCAAATAGAGGCTCGCTTAGGTTAGGCGTAAGAAGAAAGATCCCTTTATATAGAGTGCTGATCTCCCTTTCTTTTATGTGGGATAGAATGGCAGTTCCTAAATAGTCAACCCCCTTTTCATATTTTTTTTCCTGAATGGCTTTCTCAATTCTGCTTAAAAGGGAGTTGGGGGAGGCACAAGAAGTTGAAGAGGATGAGCTGCTTGAGTAAAGGGGATCTGTATGGATCACTTCGACACCTATTCAATGAAATCTAAAAAAACTTCTTGAAGTTTAGTCAATTATGAATTGATTGTAAAGAGCTTTTTGCATAATGGCCTTAATAAAAGTCGAAGCTTTGCTGTTTTTGAAGAGTTTAGGGAATGGAATCAGAATTTTTGTTATCAGGTTTTAGTTTCTGCTCTCAAAATTTAACGCTAGGTTTGCAGGAATCTTTCCAAAAGCTTGCGATTTTTTTGCCTCAAAAATAGTGCCTGACTATTTACATTCGGCAAAAAAATCGCAAGTTTTAAGGAAACCTTCTCTGAATCCCTTAGCCCTGAATTTCGAGAGCAGAATCTAGAGAAAGGAGGTTACCCCCCCCACCTTAGAAAAAAGCTTAGCTGAGGGTTTTGATCTCTTCGCTCGAAAGTCCAGTATCTTCAGCGATCTCATCGATAGACCGGCCTCGTTTGAGCATCTTCTGGGCAATTTCTAGCTTTTCTTTTTGCCGTCCTTTTTCGAGCCCTTCCTCAACGCCTTTTTCACGTTCCTTTCTTCTGGCATCATATTCATCAGTCAAGGCCATATTTGCCTGAATGTATGCCTCTCTTTCAGCCTTGCTCCAATTGTACTCTTCCATCGAATGGTAAGCTTCTATCAGCTCTTTTTCTTGGACTTTAGAAGGAACTTCGTTCGTTTTTCCCCAGTTTTTAAAGAAGTACAACCATTTATCTTGGACCGTTTCTAACTCCTCTTCTTCTTTCTTGAATTTAGAAAGTTCAATGAAAACGTAAGACATATCTTCTCGGTTATGCTCTAATGTGTCTGTATCAAGGGTTTTATGATAGGAAATCACCTTTTCTTTTTCAGGAAATAGAACATGGTTTGCAATGGCAAGCAGGATAACAGGTTTTAGCTCAACGTACTCAGCTCCTTCAGGGAACTGAGAAACGTAACTATGAGCAAGATAAAACTGGGTCCGCTTGATAAATCCAGGGACACTCTTATTTTGCATTTCAACAATGTATTGAATATTTCGCTCATCTGTGCACTTGATATCAAGAACGCTTTTTTTCGTTTCTTTGATGAGAGGTGCTTGATCCTTTGGAAGAAGAGTGACTTCTTTGATTTTTCGATCCCCTTCTAGAGATAGAGCGGAATTTAAAAAGCTAATAAGCAAAGGTTTATGTTTTTCTGTTCCAAAAAGCTTTTTAAAAGAAACGTCATTTGTTGGGTTTAAATACCGGCTCATTTTTATTTCTCCTCTGTCTGGCTAAGAGATTCAATTGTTTCTTCCATAACTTCCCCAATCGAGCAGCCCCTTCCCTATAGCCTCCCTGGTAGGCAGCTTCAACCCTTAAGTTTTCTTATGAGTCTCTTCATCTTCGCCTCTGCTCGAATGTGAGCATGCATACCATAACAATTTGTATCTCTTTTTCTGATCTTGCTTTACATTTGTTTAAATCCATTTTAAGGGATTTTACAAGATTTTGCAAACATTCATTTTAATAAAAAAATAGATGAGAAGTGGAGTAAGAGGTATCCTGTAGCTTTGGTGCCTTGGATGAGCTACTGGGAGACTTTAAAAACATTTTTTTTAATTCCCAAAAGAAATAAAAAGATTGATTTATACGACAAATGCTATAAAATGCGCTCTAAGGACATATTGAAGTTAGAAGCTGGAAAGAATCACCCTCATATTTTGAGGTGGCATCTAGATGGCGTTTACACAGTTTAATTTACAGTCTCATGAACACCCCTATTTCAGGAATTTTTATTCTCTCATACCTCTGGAAGCATCTAAGACCTTATAGATGGCAGCTTCTGTTGATCCTTCAAGCCCCTTTGATCGCTTCTTGTTTCGTCCCCATTACCCAGTATGCGACAAAGATGACCTTGGACCGACTCGTCGAATGGGAAACCTTTATGATTTCCGACCTCACAGTACCCATTCTCCTTTTTGTCATGGGGCAGGTGATTGCAGAAAGCTCTTGGGCCCTCTCAAATTGGGTTAACTTCCGCTCGATCGTGTCGATCAAGCGCGACCTAACCCACCAGGTCTACTCGTATGTTTTAGACCTTGCTTACCGATTTTTCCAAGAGAGCTTTTCAGGAACAATCTCTGCAAAAATCGAAAACATTCAAACAATTAGCAATAAGGTCTTTGAAAATATCAAGTTCAATATTATCAATCGGGTGACCGTTCTCCTTTCAACGGTTTTCCTATTTTTGATCGTTTCAAAGGTCTTCCTTTTTTTACTCCTTGCATTCTATGCAATTTTCTTCCCAACGGTTTACTGTTTATCGAGAAAACTCCACGGTTTTAGTGAGGACTACACCTCTAAAAAACAAAAAACATCGGGTCTTATTGTCGACTCCATCGGTAATATTTTTAGTGTGTTCCTTTTTTCCAACCGAAAGAAAGAAAAGCTCCAGATAAAAAAGGGGCTTGAAACCGTCCTTATCTCTGAAAAAAAGATGCTCAGGTATGAGTGGCTGCTCCAACTGCTAATCGGGGGGATCTACCTTTCGATGTCTATAGGGGTCCTGTTTCTCCTCATCTACATGCGGCAGCAGGGAAAAATCACTGTTGGAGACTTTGCCCTCATCCTAGGCGCTCTATTTCATATGTTAGAGGTTTCTTATAGCTTAGTGACTAACATTACAGACCTTGTCAAAGATTGGGGAGAACTTAAA is a window from the Candidatus Neptunochlamydia vexilliferae genome containing:
- a CDS encoding Rpn family recombination-promoting nuclease/putative transposase, giving the protein MSRYLNPTNDVSFKKLFGTEKHKPLLISFLNSALSLEGDRKIKEVTLLPKDQAPLIKETKKSVLDIKCTDERNIQYIVEMQNKSVPGFIKRTQFYLAHSYVSQFPEGAEYVELKPVILLAIANHVLFPEKEKVISYHKTLDTDTLEHNREDMSYVFIELSKFKKEEEELETVQDKWLYFFKNWGKTNEVPSKVQEKELIEAYHSMEEYNWSKAEREAYIQANMALTDEYDARRKEREKGVEEGLEKGRQKEKLEIAQKMLKRGRSIDEIAEDTGLSSEEIKTLS
- a CDS encoding putative nucleotidyltransferase substrate binding domain-containing protein → MIHTDPLYSSSSSSSTSCASPNSLLSRIEKAIQEKKYEKGVDYLGTAILSHIKEREISTLYKGIFLLTPNLSEPLFAKLTATFGDLFTLSSEPWESQMKLAEVCGDKQLAIAKGKKERYPYFSTAMHYYAKAIQISKKHSCKEIKALHQKISQLPLNFAIQQDLFRGRLEQSKLSPDRFAKDLKAIDIFKERGFPKQLIEQLYETASSVLNELFRVDKERRSGFRHCATMIENGLSGYVLSKSPTIWSEGVHSNFDHLRTNFLNHKNGTLASIPLFQKHFFQEVFLILGEPPCQYDFRAMGSMAREEMCPYSDLEWFILIEHKMHTPYFQRFIELLELLIISLGETTTTGIPVFTSLGLKHPSGFHLDTPPDNISLLIATPDVMAQHIAGDDTHYEPNSLQNTLLKSLTLSSNSDLLFKDFHTKIQKTLNKPYAHPNPDIQMIREKRAMKLFTKRLKDYREAWPEGFPSILNIKEQFVQPLFHLLSDLALYFDCPSKNTLEVIKELEKKGVFHAESSALLRKTVEEIYQIRVRLHLNYGEQKEVTSLDPNLDTITLTSKEKQALTCSYYLVIKPLYTLLQKTRPSFRKRFNRARLINLSFEGALVEESRGKAQLQEYVNYLLKMGVPNGLHEKRYRLLSQKPQLESLRAAYLDALSSGNNKNLTSIVRVDNPSFLATSSSFNQKKIQARNSHFETTLIHKLALIPNRDGTRQSVIREEHAFWASLQYLTQTHPSPAKITFPNQPTTYFKEEFRSQVFDPQGNIKKQYSGSLHNVARLKTNTLDLHIKQKPSHPLMEYATYNLISRIAGEGTPPTLLARLEVKGRPPYPLLISKTIPGENLKAALRKKLDLDDVHFSWMLLTTLLLRPGDARAVNYILKDKKLYSIDNDIAFVSPIVRSNWSTTVHFCSILFCLNPTFQINPRVSKAFTQLDPDFILKSWIQDLEKKEKEYLSLFSLEERKRLYEEDKENQFTPTLLFRQGEMATLYTQFKHLQQVLKKNPQIPALKLLSSLINLRTNDFSTSSIGPRIERAYTTNTQDPEDRLKQATGRRREKSQTTPQAMRASLGRVPKIEEIENQKAFSITKAKQELFAYPISKIARTTKQGIEVDFSAMTGDLPRQELLLESLKQIFPRGSLASLRLLNCEALTEQTLDPFLHPQLKILDLRCSGLRNLNSLAQKAPNLQEVYLSGSKNLETFESGGTLFSGPVELPHLRELHIARCPQLNSVRIKSDFLKVFKANKNSNLKLLELDLYWLDSMDLSKTPGIDKIHCQQNIANKRAKRLSKGMQDLGNQKIIKVIKESKLERINFSYAPLDLKSVKVLADLLKNNRSLTQLDLWHTSLTKKAIQPLMDALRLNSTLKSLNLAGSDISIEYEKTIYKKLQKNRRQVKHIKNGFFPSCSSSSSTSSLSIALASSRVIVPTPKIAFGVKEWRKYFGFVGDAPSLPYNIEEILNSPCPIWNDKIVKETHLLTLIPQTINGSPLTINTLETIIQKPLVGDNTSKYQNYPTYIKKGLGDQKVPYSYWVLVSRDVIPNSHKKNYSSQSEIFKELTQRSRTPYIPPKAIELAVTILMEYCRSGKRLYTNYTRCRDKVDNRFGLHKVDPVTVGDFSSSGLVFRHDDWFYIGTGIAASRRFY
- a CDS encoding ABC transporter ATP-binding protein; translation: MILQAPLIASCFVPITQYATKMTLDRLVEWETFMISDLTVPILLFVMGQVIAESSWALSNWVNFRSIVSIKRDLTHQVYSYVLDLAYRFFQESFSGTISAKIENIQTISNKVFENIKFNIINRVTVLLSTVFLFLIVSKVFLFLLLAFYAIFFPTVYCLSRKLHGFSEDYTSKKQKTSGLIVDSIGNIFSVFLFSNRKKEKLQIKKGLETVLISEKKMLRYEWLLQLLIGGIYLSMSIGVLFLLIYMRQQGKITVGDFALILGALFHMLEVSYSLVTNITDLVKDWGELKESFSLFKGKLTNSSEASLKPLVIKSPSITLSHVTFGYSKEDQILSDLSLDLKPGEKVGLVGHSGAGKSTLIHLLLRYFTPEKGSILIDSQNINEVSETSLRESISVVPQETLLFHRSIKENIAYSKPGASHDEIIQAAKRANIYRFIETLPEGFETLVGERGIKLSGGQRQRIAIARAFLKKAPILILDEATSQLDSRVEREIQESLEELVQEKTVIAIAHRLSTLKQMDRILFLEKGRILEEGTHDTLIQNPEGAYHNLWNLQNMPLLNA